Proteins from a genomic interval of Youhaiella tibetensis:
- a CDS encoding response regulator transcription factor produces MNKRRILLVDDDADLRTTLVEQLMQYREFDIAEAGSANEALKAVREAHVDLMVLDVGLPDMDGREAVKILRREGFKGPILMLTGHDSDADEILGLESGANDYITKPFRFSVLLARIRAALRQHDQSEDVVFTIGQYSFQPAAKLLESSDGGKVRLTDKETSILKYLYRQGPKTITRDVLLKEVWGYNNRVTTHTLETHIYRLRQKIERDPSNARLLVTEEGGYRLVP; encoded by the coding sequence ATGAACAAGCGCCGAATTCTTCTGGTCGACGACGATGCTGATCTGCGCACGACACTGGTCGAGCAGCTCATGCAGTATCGTGAGTTCGACATTGCCGAGGCCGGCTCGGCCAACGAAGCGCTCAAGGCCGTGCGCGAGGCTCACGTGGACCTGATGGTCCTCGATGTCGGCCTGCCGGACATGGATGGCCGCGAGGCCGTCAAGATTCTGCGCCGCGAAGGCTTTAAGGGCCCGATCCTCATGCTCACCGGCCATGACAGCGATGCCGACGAGATCCTGGGGCTCGAATCGGGCGCCAATGACTACATCACCAAGCCGTTCCGGTTCTCGGTGCTGCTGGCGCGTATCCGCGCCGCGCTGCGCCAGCACGACCAGAGCGAGGACGTGGTGTTCACCATCGGCCAATACAGCTTCCAGCCGGCGGCGAAACTGCTTGAATCCTCCGATGGCGGCAAGGTGCGCCTGACCGACAAGGAAACCTCCATCCTCAAGTACCTCTATCGCCAGGGTCCCAAGACCATTACGCGCGATGTGCTGCTCAAGGAGGTGTGGGGCTACAACAACCGGGTCACCACCCATACGCTGGAAACCCACATCTACCGGCTGCGCCAGAAGATCGAGCGCGACCCCTCCAATGCCCGCCTGCTGGTCACCGAAGAGGGCGGTTATCGTCTCGTGCCGTAA
- a CDS encoding cyclic nucleotide-binding domain-containing protein, with the protein MQLDDAATILAHAEFFEICDNEQRRLLAFASERRRFEAGEVVYKAGDIPDGAHVLISGRLRTTPEGGGRFHDLSGEGTLVSAVALVIARPRPVTVTAVFASETLFVPRHAFLKLATQYPDLAARAADHIRRELTGYLGALAPLKGRIRKDQI; encoded by the coding sequence ATGCAACTGGACGACGCGGCGACCATTCTGGCGCACGCCGAATTCTTCGAGATCTGCGACAACGAGCAAAGGCGTCTTCTCGCCTTTGCCAGCGAGCGTCGCCGTTTCGAGGCCGGCGAGGTCGTCTACAAGGCCGGCGACATCCCCGACGGCGCCCATGTGCTGATTTCGGGGCGGTTGCGCACCACGCCCGAGGGCGGCGGCAGGTTCCACGATCTTTCCGGAGAAGGCACGCTGGTGAGCGCGGTGGCGCTGGTCATCGCCAGGCCGCGCCCGGTGACGGTGACGGCGGTCTTCGCCTCCGAAACCCTTTTCGTGCCGCGCCACGCTTTCCTCAAGCTGGCAACGCAGTACCCTGATCTCGCCGCGCGCGCCGCCGATCACATCCGGCGCGAACTCACCGGGTACCTGGGCGCGCTGGCCCCGCTCAAGGGGCGCATCCGCAAGGACCAGATCTAG